The Mus caroli chromosome 1, CAROLI_EIJ_v1.1, whole genome shotgun sequence genome has a window encoding:
- the Cfap45 gene encoding cilia- and flagella-associated protein 45, producing MPLSPGDASSSASTASNRSRNRTRYRTKAMNSEVDESLFGGVKPSSQGKSDSPIVVIRDKHAIRKTLSALGLEHKPETIQLITRDMVRELIVPTEDPSGESLIISPEEFERIKWASQVLTKEELNAREQALKKEKEAILEAVTIRKKIMKQKEMAWNNNKKLSDLEEVARERAQNLLQRANKLRMEQEEELKDMSKIILNAKCHAIRDAQILEKQQIQKELDEEERRLDHMMEIDRRESLQRQEDRERKRREERVRGKRHIVEQIKKNEEERSLQAEHREQEKEQMLAYLDRLQEEDLQDLERRHQEKLKMQAEIKRINDENQRQKAEMLAQERLADQMVMEFTKKKMAREAEYEAEQEKIRREKEKEIARLRALQEKAQDYQAEQDALRAKRNQEVADREWRRKEKENAQKKIETEEKLRKSRLEQVAFKEHTLAVQVQRDRDEFERILRAQREQIEREKQEQEKKAKGCLQHANELRRQVRENQQKHVQNRLATFEEGRRLKEEAEKRRERIEDIKKQKLEELRATGLPEKYCIEVERKANILPATSVN from the exons CCACTAAGCCCAGGGGATGCCTCAAGCTCTGCTTCCACCGCTTCCAACCGGTCACGGAATAGGACTCGCTATCGGACCAAAGCCATGAACTCTGAGGTAGACGAGAGCCTCTTTGGAGGTGTCAAG CCTTCATCCCAGGGCAAGAGTGACAGCCCTATCGTGGTGATCCGTGATAAACACGCCATCCGGAAAACTCTCAGTGCTCTGGGCTTGGAGCACAAGCCGGAGACGATCCAGCTCATCACTAGAGACATGGTCAGAGAGCTCAT TGTTCCCACAGAGGACCCCTCTGGGGAATCTCTGATCATCAGCCCCGAGGAGTTTGAGCGGATAAAATGGGCATCCCAAGTCCTGACCAAAGAAGAACTGAATGCCAGAGAACAGGCCctcaagaaggagaaggaagccaTCTTG GAAGCCGTCACAATTCGCAAGAAGATTATGAAGCAGAAGGAGATGGCTTGGAACAATAACAAGAAGCTCAGTGACCTGGAGGAGGTGGCCAGGGAACGGGCCCAGAACCTCCTGCAGAGAGCCAACAAGCTCCgtatggagcaggaggaggagctcaAGGACATGAGCAAG ATTATTCTGAATGCCAAGTGCCACGCAATCCGGGATGCCCAGATCCTGGAGAAGCAGCAGATACAAAAGGAATTAGATGAAGAGGAGAGGCGGTTGGATCACATGATGGAAATAGACCGGCGGGAATCCCtccaaaggcaggaggatcgggaaaggaaaaggagggaggagagagtacG GGGAAAACGGCACATTGTGGAGCAGATAAAGAAGAACGAAGAGGAGAGATCATTGCAGGCAGAGCACCGTGAACAGGAGAAGGAGCAGATGCTGGCCTACCTGGACCGGCTCCAGGAGGAGGATTTGCAG GATCTGGAACGAAGACATCAGGAAAAACTGAAGATGCAAGCTGAAATTAAACGTATCAACGATGAaaatcagagacagaaagcagagatgcTGGCACAGGAGAGACTTGCAGACCAGATGGTGATGGAATTTACCAAGAAGAAGATG GCTCGAGAGGCAGAGTATGAAGCTGAGCAGGAGAAAATccggagggagaaagagaaggagatcGCCCGCCTGAGGGCCTTGCAGGAGAAGGCGCAGGATTATCAAGCAGAGCAG GATGCCTTGCGGGCCAAGCGCAACCAGGAGGTTGCAGATCGAGAGTGGCGtcgaaaggaaaaggaaaatgcgCAGaagaagatagagacagaggaaaaGCTGCGCAAAAGCCGGCTGGAGCAGGTGGCATTCAAGGAACACACGCTGGCCGTTCAGGTTCAGCGTGACCGAGATGAGTTCGAGAGGATCCTTCG GGCTCAGAGAGAGCAGATtgagagggagaaacaggagcaggagaagaaggCCAAGGGGTGCCTCCAGCATGCCAACGAGCTCCGACGGCAGGTGCGTGAGAACCAGCAGAAACACGTGCAGAACCGGCTCGCTACCTTCGAAGAGGGCCGACGCCTCAAGGAGGAAGCCGAGAAGCGCCGCGAGCGCATCGAGGACATCAAGAAACAGAAACTGGAAGAGCTGAG AGCCACCGGCCTTCCTGAGAAGTACTGCATCGAAGTTGAGCGCAAAGCCAACATCCTGCCAGCCACTTCTGTCAACTGA